One segment of Trypanosoma brucei brucei TREU927 chromosome 8, complete sequence DNA contains the following:
- a CDS encoding cytochrome c (identical to GB:AAA30178.1: cytochrome C {Trypanosoma brucei} (PMID:2850466)) yields the protein MPPKERAALPPGDAVRGEKLFKGRAAQCHTGTKGGSNGVGPNLYGIVGRKSGTVEGFTYSKANQDSGVMWTPQVLDVYLENPKKFMPGTKMSFAGLKKPQERADLIAYLETLKD from the coding sequence ATGCCACCAAAGGAGCGTGCAGCACTTCCACCCGGTGACGCAGTGCGTGGGGAGAAACTTTTTAAGGGCCGGGCGGCGCAGTGCCACACGGGTACAAAAGGCGGTTCCAACGGTGTTGGGCCTAATTTATATGGAATTGTTGGCCGTAAATCCGGAACTGTTGAGGGTTTTACGTACAGCAAAGCCAATCAAGATTCCGGTGTTATGTGGACTCCGCAGGTACTTGACGTGTATTTGGAGAATCCAAAGAAATTTATGCCCGGCACTAAAATGTCTTTTGCAGGTTTAAAGAAACCACAGGAACGCGCCGACCTCATCGCATACCTCGAGACATTAAAGGACTAA